CCGACAATTCCTTCTTAGCGGGTGTGCCGGGAAAAATACTGGGGAAACCCACCAAGGAACAGCTCTGGTGGGTAGAGGAAGGGTTCAAGGAATACGTGGAATTGACGAAACAATACAAGGCCCAAGGACTTTAGGACCGGGGTAGACCCCCTGGAGATTATGATCCATTCTTTCAAAGCAGAGGGTGAAGTTCGATTTTGTGGATTACTGCAACCCGACCGGCTGCGGGGATCTAGCCTCAGGAGGCACCCATGAAAACCAAGGTGTCTCCCTCTTTTAACTCCGCGTTCATGCGGTCTTCCACGAGATAGTTCCGATCATTCAAGACGACCCTGATCTCCATATCCACATCTCCCCTGCTGTCCAGGAGGGCCTTTTTCATGGCCATTCCATACTTCCGGACCAGACTTTGTACCAAATCCCTCAAAGTCTTTCCGGGGAATTCGAACAAAAGTTCTTTTTTTCTGCCAAGGGTCTTGTACAAAATGGGCATACCGTTGAACTTTACATGGATCCTCATGTTTCTTTTTCGCCTCCCCAAAAAATCTGACCAAAAATCCTGCATGATTTTTTCGCAAATTTTGTGCCATGGTCCATGCCATGGATTCAAGGCTTTTTCGCTAAGTATTCCAACATTTCTTTTCCTTGCCGGAAGGTGCTGGAAGGGTCGATCCTCACCGATTTGCAATGTCCTGGTAACTATTCATTGCAACCCTGCACATCTAATGGGCCCTTTTTCTGCCATCCCTGGAATTTTAGTAAACTACTACCGAA
Above is a window of Deltaproteobacteria bacterium DNA encoding:
- a CDS encoding MoaD/ThiS family protein, whose protein sequence is MRIHVKFNGMPILYKTLGRKKELLFEFPGKTLRDLVQSLVRKYGMAMKKALLDSRGDVDMEIRVVLNDRNYLVEDRMNAELKEGDTLVFMGAS